The Clostridium beijerinckii genomic sequence GAAGCATTTAATGTATATTGTAAAGACTCTGATGATTCATTAACCCACATATATATGGGACTTTCGTATGCAGAATTAGGAAACATAGAAAATGCATTAGATCATCTTAGAAAAGGCGAAAAGAACATCTCAAAAAATGAAAAGGAAGATCATAAATTATTAATCTGTGCAACTTATGAGTGTATAGGAAATATATATTTAAGTAAAGAAAATATAGTAGAATTTAATGAGAGAGATAAATATAGTATGAACTATAAAAGTGCGGTAAGATATTATAAAATGGCACTAAAAATAAACAGGAAAAATCCTGATTTAATCAATAGATTAGCTGCATGTTATTATCATCTTGAAGATTTAAATAAAGCATTATATTGCTATGAGCAAGCTGCTAAGATTGTAGAAGATAAAAGCATGTATGTAGAAGCAATCAAAGAAATGCATGAAGCTGGTGCTAAATCAGAGCCAGCAGGATTTTAGTCTATAAGAAAATTGTATAGATAAAAAAGCTTAATGTTATATTTTAGTAACATTAAGCTTTTTTGTATTTTTATAAGGTTTAATAAGCCAAAGGTAAACAACGTTAAAATACTGTATATAAATCAATTAAGCATATTCTGAAAAGTAAAGTGAAAATATCTTTCTAGAATTAATTAAAAGAGATAGAGACTAGGAAATACATAACTGATATATATAAATTTATAAATTAACTTGTAAAAACTATCATAACATTTCTACATAACGAACGTTTTTTGATAATATAGTTCTAATATTTATATTTGTAGAGAATACAAATGTCTTTCGTGGGTTGACAGATGGGCGGATATAGGATAATATATAATTTGTTAATAATCGTCGGAATAAATTAATAAATTAATAAATTTATACTTTAAGGATTACTTTATATAAACAATTTCAATAGAAATATTAAAAAGAATAGTAATATTTAAACAATGAATAGCTGGTTAATTATTTTCTATGTTTTTTGTAAATCTTATTATCAAATTATTATTTTTTTGCAGAGTACACCTTGAGAAAATAAAACTAATACTAGGGGGCTTATTTTATGAAGAAAAAAATTTCTTTGATTTTGGCGCTGGCTATGACAACTACATTTACGCTGGCGGGATGTTCAAAATCAAATACTAAAGCAAATATAGACAGCGATGTTATAAAAATTGGTGTATTTGAGCCAATGACTGGTGCTAACGCAGCTGGGGGACAGCTAGAAGTAGAAGGCGTAAAACTTGCGAACAAGCTCTATCCAACAGTTAATGGTAAAAAAGTTGAACTGGTTTTTGCAGATAATAAATCAGACAAAGTTGAAGCGGCTAGTGCAGCATCTAATCTTGTGGAGCAGGAACAAGTTAATGCAATTATAGGAAGCTGGGGAAGTGGAAATTCTATGGCGGCAGGAGATGTTGTACAAGATGCCAAGGTTCCAGCAGTTGCAGCCTCAGCTACAAATCCTCTTGTAACAGCTGGTAATGATTATTACTTTAGAGTTTGTTTTATAGATCCTTTTCAAGGAACTGTTATGGCAAAATATGCAGCAAATAAATTGCAAGCTAAAAAAGTAGCTTTACTTCAAGAGGTTTCAAGTGATTACTCAGTTGGAATTTGTAAGTTCTTTACTGATGAATTTATAAAGATTACAGGAGATAAAGATGCAATTATAGCTAAAGCTAACTATAATACAGGTGATCAGGATTTTACAGCTCAACTAACAAATATAAAGAGCAGTAATCCAGATGTGATTTTTGCTCCAGGTAATTTTACAGAAGGAGCTATGATAATAAAACAAGCAAGACAGCTTGGAATAACTACTCCAATAATTGGAGGAGATACTTGGGAAACTCCAGAATTTTTAGATATAGGTAAAGAAGATGTTGATGGAACAGTATTTTCTACTTTTTTTGCAAGTGAGACTCCTATAACTAACGAATCAAAAGTCTTTCTTGATGAATATAGAAAAGAATATAATAAAGAACCAGCAGCGGTTTCAGCTTTATCATATGATGCATATCTAGTAATTTTAGATGCAATTAAGAGAGCTAATTCGATAGATCCAGTAAAGATTAGAGATGAAATTGCAAAAACCAAGAATTTTCCTGGTGCTGCAGGAGTAATAACTATAGATCAAAATAACAATGCAGTAAAAGATGCAGTTTTAAAGATAGTTAAAGATGGTAAATTTACTTATCTTGATACAATAAAACCTGAAGAAAATTAATTAGGGGTGAAAATATGACTTTAATGAATTTAAGCACATTTATGCAAAATTTAGCAAATGGTATCTCACTAGGAAGTTTATACGCACTTATAGCCATAGGATATACTATGGTCTATGGAATATTAAAACTTATAAATTTTGCGCATGGAGATATATTTATGATGGCTGCATATTTCGGATTTTTCGGAGTTGCAACATTTGGACTACCTTGGTACTTTGCTTTTATAATCGCAGTGGTTATAACAGCATTCCTTGGAATGGGAATTGAATTCACTGCTTATAGACCGTTAAGAAATGCACCTAAGATTTCAGCTTTGATTTCAGCTATTGGTGTATCCTTCTTACTTGAAAATTTAGCGGTTGTTTTATTTGGAGGAAGACCTAAAGCATTTCCAGATGTGAAGCTATTTACAGATGTAATAGTTATAGGTGGAATTTCAATTCAAAGACTTACTTTTATAATTCCAGTTGTTACAATAGTAATACTATTTGTTTTATTACACTTAGTTAATAATACGAATATTGGTATGGCAATGAGAGCAGCTTCAAAAGATGTTGAAACTGCAAGACTTATGGGGATAAATGTAAATAAGACAATATCATTTACTTTCGCTATTGGATCGGGATTAGCTGCAGTAGGTTCTATGATGTGGTGTGTGAAATATCCACAAATAGTTGCACTTATGGGAATGATGCCAGGTCTTAAATGTTTTATAGCCGCTGTAATTGGTGGTATAGGAGATATTAAGGGAGCAGTTATTGGTGGTTTTATACTTGGACTAGCTGAAATTATGTTAATTGGATTTTTCCCTGGACTTACAGGGTATAGGGATGCTTTAGCATTTATACTATTAATCGTAATATTGCTATTTAAGCCTACAGGAATAATGGGAAAAAATTTAACAGAGAAGGTGTAAAAATGAACAATAAAAATAAATTTTTAAATATAGCTCTTATTGCAATTGTATTTTTACTCTTATTTGTTGCAAATAATAGCTTAGACTCTTATAAAATTAGAATTTTAAATTTATGTGCAATATATACAGTTCTTGGATTAAGCTTAAATCTAATAAATGGATTTACAGGATTGTTTTCATTAGGACATGCAGGCTTTGTAGCGGTAGGTGCTTATACAACTGCATTGCTTACAATGAGTGAAAAAGTTAAAAATCAAAATTTCTTTATGGAACCATTAATGGCGCCTTTTAATCATATATCGGTACCGTTTATTGTAGCATTGTTAATAGCTGGTCTTTTATCCGCATTTATAGCAGTTTTAATAGGTGCTCCGGCTTTAAGGCTTAAGGGTGACTATTTGGCTATTGTTACTTTAGGATTTGCAGAAATTATAAGAATAGTTATTACTAATATACAAGGTCTAACCAATGGAGCTTTGGGTCTTCGTGGTATTCCTCATATGACAAACCTATATTGGAGCTTTGGAGTAGCAATTGTGACAATAATAATATTGCTGTCGCTTATAAATAGTTCATATGGAAGAGCTCTAAAATCAATTAGAGAAGATGAGATTGCAGCTGAAAGTATGGGGATAAGTTTATTCAAACACAAAGTAATAGGATTCGCTATTGGTGCTTTTTTTGCCGGAGTTGGAGGTGGATTACTTGGGAACTTAATGGGAACAATTGATCCTAATATGTTTAAGTTCAGCCTTACGTTCAATATACTCCTTATAATAGTTATTGGAGGAATGGGAAGCGTTACAGGAACAGTTATATCAGCTTTCATCGTAACAATACTTGGAGAAGCTTTAAGATTTTTGGATATGGAAAAGCAATTTGATTTAGGAATCTTTAGTTTTTCAGGGATACCAGGACTTAGAATGGTTATTTTCTCAATTTTGCTTATGATAATAGTATTATTCTTTAGACATGGAATAATGGGCACAAAAGAATTTTCGTGGAAATCAATATTTAAATATTCTAATAACAAACCTCTAGAAGAAGGAGGGGACAAGTAATGGCACTATTAAACGTACAAAATGCGACTATGCAGTTTGGAGGACTTACGGCTGTAAAAGACTTTAACCTTCAAATTAATCAAGGAGAAATAATTTCCTTAATTGGACCTAATGGGGCTGGTAAAACTACAGCCTTTAATATGATCACTAATGTGTATACTCCTACAAGAGGAAAAATAATCTTTAATGATACTAATATTACTGGAATGAGACAAGATAAAATAACTCAAACTGGTATAGCAAGAACATTTCAAAACATAAGACTTTTTAAAGATTTGAGTGTACTTGACAATGTTTTAATAGGAAATCATGTTCATATTAAGTCAAACTGCATTGAAGCGATGTTAAAGCTTCCTAGATATAAAAGAGAAGAAAAAGAAATGGTTGAGAAATCTTTAGAGCTTTTAAAAGAAGTAGGTCTTGAAAAGTTAAAAAATGAGAAAGCAAGTTCTCTTCCATACGGTATGCAGAGAAAACTTGAAATAGCAAGAGCGCTTGCTACTAATCCGAAGCTTCTTCTTCTTGATGAACCAGCAGCAGGAATGAATCCCACAGAAACTGATGAACTTACAGATTTTGTTAGAGAAATTAAGGATAAATTTGATTTAACTATATTTATGATAGAGCATCATATGAATATGGTTATGGGATTATCAGATAGAATACAGGTTTTTGAATATGGAATTACTATAGCTGAAGGTACACCTTCTGAAATACAAAACGATAAAAAGGTTATAGATGCATATTTGGGGGTAGCTGAAGATGATTAAAATTGATAATTTAGTAGTCGCCTATGGTGGAATTGAAGCGTTAAAAGGAATAAGCTTAGAGGTACCAGAGGGGAAGATCGTAACTTTAGTTGGTGCTAACGGAGCAGGAAAAAGTACTACATTAAAATCTATAGTAGGTCTAGTTAAACCAAAGAGTGGAACTATGAATTTGGATGATGGAACTGATTTAACTAAGCTTAATACAGAACTTATGGTGAAAAAAGGAATAGCATTAGTTCCAGAAGGAAGAAAAGTTTTTTCAGATCTTACAGTACTGGAAAATTTAAAAATAGGCGCTTATACAAGAAAGGATAAATCAGGTATTCAAGAAGACTTGGAAAAGGTATATTCACTTTTTCCAAGACTTAAGGAGAGAACTTGGCAATTATCGGGAACTCTTTCAGGAGGTGAGCAACAAATGCTTGCAATAGGAAGAGCACTTATGTCAAGACCAAAGTTAATAATGATGGATGAGCCTTCTTTAGGACTTGCACCAATAATCGTAAAAGAATTATTTGGAATTATAAAGAAAATTAATGAAGAAGGCATGACAGTTCTACTAATTGAGCAAAATGCAAATGCAGCTTTAAAAATAGCTGATATTGGCTATATTATGGAAACTGGAAGAATAACACTAAGTGGCTCAGGGCAAGAATTACTTTCTAATGATGAAATTAAAAAAGCTTATCTTGGTGAAGCTTTGTAATATGAGAATTTTCGTATTTAGAGGAGAAATAGCAAGTCAGAAAATAGAAAAATACTGACTTGTTATTTTTTTATTTAAGGAATTTATTTTGCCTTTATTATTACAATACATTAAATTAAAATATAAGTTTTTAGAAAAAGATAATTTTAATTGAACTAAGAGATGTATATTATAAGAAATAAATGCTGGGATATTAGAATTTTTTGAGTTACTATTTTGTTGCTCTTATTTTGTACGTCAATAAGATTAAATTAATACTTAGATATTAGGGGGATATATATATGAAAAGAAAAATTTCATTGCTTTTGGTTATAGCTATGATGACTTCTTTTACTTTAGGAGGTTGTAATTCAAAATCAGGCACAAAAGCCAATGAGGATAGTGATGTAATAAAAATAGGTGTGTTTGAACCAATGACAGGTGCAAATGCAGCAGGTGGACAATTAGAAACAGAAGGTGCAAAACTTGCAAACAAGATTTATCCAACTGTTCTTGGTAAAAAAGTTGAACTGGTTTTTGCAGATAATAAATCTGATAAAGTTGAAGCAGCTAATGCAGCTGCAAACCTTATTGAGCAGGAGCATGTTAATGCTATTATAGGAAGCTATGGAAGTGGTTTTTCTATGGCAGCAGGTGATATAGTACAGGAAGCTAAGGTTCCAGCTGTAGGGGTAACTTGTACAAACCCTTTAGTAACCGCAGGAAATGATTATTACTTTAGAGTTTGCTTTATTGATCCTTTTCAAGGAACTGTTATGGCAAAATACGCA encodes the following:
- a CDS encoding branched-chain amino acid ABC transporter permease, giving the protein MNNKNKFLNIALIAIVFLLLFVANNSLDSYKIRILNLCAIYTVLGLSLNLINGFTGLFSLGHAGFVAVGAYTTALLTMSEKVKNQNFFMEPLMAPFNHISVPFIVALLIAGLLSAFIAVLIGAPALRLKGDYLAIVTLGFAEIIRIVITNIQGLTNGALGLRGIPHMTNLYWSFGVAIVTIIILLSLINSSYGRALKSIREDEIAAESMGISLFKHKVIGFAIGAFFAGVGGGLLGNLMGTIDPNMFKFSLTFNILLIIVIGGMGSVTGTVISAFIVTILGEALRFLDMEKQFDLGIFSFSGIPGLRMVIFSILLMIIVLFFRHGIMGTKEFSWKSIFKYSNNKPLEEGGDK
- a CDS encoding ABC transporter ATP-binding protein → MIKIDNLVVAYGGIEALKGISLEVPEGKIVTLVGANGAGKSTTLKSIVGLVKPKSGTMNLDDGTDLTKLNTELMVKKGIALVPEGRKVFSDLTVLENLKIGAYTRKDKSGIQEDLEKVYSLFPRLKERTWQLSGTLSGGEQQMLAIGRALMSRPKLIMMDEPSLGLAPIIVKELFGIIKKINEEGMTVLLIEQNANAALKIADIGYIMETGRITLSGSGQELLSNDEIKKAYLGEAL
- a CDS encoding branched-chain amino acid ABC transporter permease; translation: MTLMNLSTFMQNLANGISLGSLYALIAIGYTMVYGILKLINFAHGDIFMMAAYFGFFGVATFGLPWYFAFIIAVVITAFLGMGIEFTAYRPLRNAPKISALISAIGVSFLLENLAVVLFGGRPKAFPDVKLFTDVIVIGGISIQRLTFIIPVVTIVILFVLLHLVNNTNIGMAMRAASKDVETARLMGINVNKTISFTFAIGSGLAAVGSMMWCVKYPQIVALMGMMPGLKCFIAAVIGGIGDIKGAVIGGFILGLAEIMLIGFFPGLTGYRDALAFILLIVILLFKPTGIMGKNLTEKV
- a CDS encoding ABC transporter substrate-binding protein, which codes for MKKKISLILALAMTTTFTLAGCSKSNTKANIDSDVIKIGVFEPMTGANAAGGQLEVEGVKLANKLYPTVNGKKVELVFADNKSDKVEAASAASNLVEQEQVNAIIGSWGSGNSMAAGDVVQDAKVPAVAASATNPLVTAGNDYYFRVCFIDPFQGTVMAKYAANKLQAKKVALLQEVSSDYSVGICKFFTDEFIKITGDKDAIIAKANYNTGDQDFTAQLTNIKSSNPDVIFAPGNFTEGAMIIKQARQLGITTPIIGGDTWETPEFLDIGKEDVDGTVFSTFFASETPITNESKVFLDEYRKEYNKEPAAVSALSYDAYLVILDAIKRANSIDPVKIRDEIAKTKNFPGAAGVITIDQNNNAVKDAVLKIVKDGKFTYLDTIKPEEN
- a CDS encoding ABC transporter ATP-binding protein — encoded protein: MALLNVQNATMQFGGLTAVKDFNLQINQGEIISLIGPNGAGKTTAFNMITNVYTPTRGKIIFNDTNITGMRQDKITQTGIARTFQNIRLFKDLSVLDNVLIGNHVHIKSNCIEAMLKLPRYKREEKEMVEKSLELLKEVGLEKLKNEKASSLPYGMQRKLEIARALATNPKLLLLDEPAAGMNPTETDELTDFVREIKDKFDLTIFMIEHHMNMVMGLSDRIQVFEYGITIAEGTPSEIQNDKKVIDAYLGVAEDD
- a CDS encoding tetratricopeptide repeat protein is translated as MEDNQNIQDKIKSFLEENRINVKGGTITSEKQLSLVLNDLAMGDFKKGKLDKALYFTEKAAEFNKENYYSYFIKGLVCRKLGKNEDAIEAFNVYCKDSDDSLTHIYMGLSYAELGNIENALDHLRKGEKNISKNEKEDHKLLICATYECIGNIYLSKENIVEFNERDKYSMNYKSAVRYYKMALKINRKNPDLINRLAACYYHLEDLNKALYCYEQAAKIVEDKSMYVEAIKEMHEAGAKSEPAGF